In the genome of Phycisphaerales bacterium, one region contains:
- a CDS encoding helix-turn-helix transcriptional regulator — translation MTAKARLQRAANQLAAASVIAAGLGEMLRAARREAGLSQAELAARLGCPQPTIARWERGGSGLDPQRLPAILAALDATSHRQE, via the coding sequence ATGACCGCCAAGGCCCGACTGCAACGCGCCGCAAATCAACTGGCCGCCGCCAGTGTCATCGCTGCGGGTCTCGGAGAAATGTTGCGGGCGGCCCGGCGCGAGGCCGGACTTTCGCAGGCCGAGCTGGCGGCTCGACTCGGCTGCCCGCAGCCCACGATCGCGCGCTGGGAGCGCGGCGGCAGCGGCCTGGACCCGCAACGCCTGCCGGCGATCCTGGCGGCGCTCGATGCCACTTCCCACCGTCAAGAGTGA